A region from the Geobacter benzoatilyticus genome encodes:
- a CDS encoding CxxxxCH/CxxCH domain c-type cytochrome, whose translation MFDVGFGRRVGASLILLVASVLSLAGAAEGAIECYNCHGTSSPVDYRPADNAYRNISSGGIPGNHRTHMGESAVPATCSLCHPGSASYTSSHRNGSIRISSRINNSLLSTVFRNATSSLQSATPTPGSCSNINCHFEGETPAWGSPPLAAPAGCSACHGAAPNDGNHPAVSGPGKKHGDYLGTGTGSCPSCHTDHTAEARPFAHATSVGKRGLAVRFTKAPNSGGSYSGTVSYPDFMPSRSPARNGTCTNLYCHSDGRGGEPLTTARWSDSGTVRCYSCHRGRSTDSTEANCNSVGGVWDSGKTKCSPYLNMSSNGHNKLVGSHWIRKYPCSYCHSATTDGTGGIIDTAMHVNGTRDVKMASQWNIVGRPEASYDPATKVCANVYCHSDGTTDPETVRAFPWSATKAGCNDCHGHQRGGCSDVGCHDGRIVDGKVWVLPERFGTPGSYAFPTGQEWMESMPMFANQGAGTARANSHPRHSETNFSCDNCHAATVIGDCASCHSSGIPTGSMGESSHLNGTYHVNKTKDVVFKDGGSYNPVAKTCSNTKCHTSGTDPVWGGSVTGAVTCLGCHGTTGADKDDYNSFNGTQAKISLTQWSVSGHGRYSSSGAYPVSGNPAANFPGNPCWYCHDNNALHKDATNPFRLRMHRQYERRFEKECVYCHMTRSDAECIGCHVGQTDSLAPQATTLGIVFRQSNWSTVTEFTGHTQVAGCTAATCHDSDSGTFATGTHKGHDVNAGIWTAEQKDDVRNQYMMMGVCLQCHDDDSGGQCTQCHLAPENDPMKYSLGFDPLLSGSRYIKPKKARASAGHFGYKHYRAFKDSGGWTKVASATISPIWGTYSSYQGTWKGGKFCWDCHDPHGDANIYMIHEKVATTTDGRYGIPKTKADVVFTKKQSGLDYARTTAPYNGICNVCHSASSKHFTGVSGDGHNVSRVCTTCHEHRFADSHANKQACNSCHENAKPIPKHTAFGLPRDCTKCHAGTIGKRMDIMGQLRSNSHHVQRTNGEIRNTDCYQCHWESTAEGLIDVVYHEGYNYKLYSTVKNAKVDLVVWKPGVRPTFYNTTTAIQFLASNIGTASERTESAKVTNHCIGCHSDQNNDTDVFDDCKTPRQYAWDRSSIAARYKQTGTTTWGKYAGTANAARKNLTKSFSAHGNAVANQGGWSTQNGYDDAIPNTRGGTQAVQCFDCHSSHGSKANGTTTSYVTFNGTKNGGNLKETQAGKGGYAMTYKASSNPDTSSVNPYNTGAGQCFDCHLTRNSGITPWGYFSTFGAISSVKGYRDTDKFGAGKAGYMKRTPFKERSIVGGHFNASSDLANGAMGTIDGLCTPCHDPHGVSPSLGSDQAYAVPLLKGTWLTSPYKEEFPVSGATTGSRGSRSMQNPTPTPNVYIDQGTFGWRRVSEDDSKFAGLCTRCHTKASLTAGVDKTKPWKSVDRVHQTVKGWGKNDMHAFTCSKCHVPHVSSLPRLMQTNCLDVKHRGRVASGGAAGEGSGTFPRGKGQSRVNCHPTGVWPDNSWNSKTQW comes from the coding sequence TACAACTGCCACGGTACTTCGAGCCCGGTGGATTACCGGCCCGCCGATAATGCCTATCGAAATATAAGCTCCGGGGGGATTCCGGGAAATCACCGGACCCACATGGGAGAGTCGGCGGTTCCGGCCACCTGTTCTCTGTGTCATCCCGGCAGTGCTTCCTACACCTCGTCCCACCGCAACGGCAGTATCAGAATTTCCAGCCGCATCAATAATTCCCTTCTTTCCACGGTATTCCGTAACGCTACGTCATCGCTCCAGAGCGCAACCCCGACGCCCGGAAGCTGCAGCAACATAAACTGCCATTTCGAAGGGGAAACTCCCGCCTGGGGCTCGCCGCCGCTTGCCGCTCCGGCCGGTTGTTCCGCATGCCACGGTGCTGCGCCAAATGACGGAAACCATCCGGCTGTGTCTGGTCCCGGCAAGAAGCATGGCGATTATCTGGGGACCGGTACGGGGAGTTGCCCATCGTGCCATACGGACCACACCGCCGAGGCGCGCCCCTTTGCCCATGCCACGAGTGTCGGCAAGCGCGGGCTCGCCGTCCGGTTCACCAAAGCGCCCAATAGCGGCGGCTCCTATAGCGGTACGGTTTCCTATCCCGATTTCATGCCGAGCCGGAGCCCTGCCCGCAACGGTACCTGTACCAATCTGTATTGCCACAGCGATGGGCGCGGCGGCGAGCCGCTCACGACGGCCCGGTGGTCCGATTCGGGCACGGTCCGGTGCTATTCGTGCCACCGGGGGCGCAGCACCGACAGTACCGAGGCGAACTGCAACAGCGTCGGCGGGGTTTGGGACAGCGGCAAGACAAAGTGCTCCCCCTATCTCAACATGAGCAGCAACGGCCACAACAAGCTGGTGGGTTCCCACTGGATTCGGAAGTACCCCTGCTCATACTGCCACAGCGCCACCACCGACGGGACCGGCGGAATCATCGATACGGCCATGCACGTAAATGGGACTAGGGATGTGAAGATGGCTTCCCAGTGGAACATCGTGGGGCGGCCGGAAGCATCCTACGATCCGGCGACCAAGGTTTGTGCCAACGTCTACTGCCACAGCGACGGCACCACCGATCCCGAGACCGTTCGCGCCTTCCCGTGGTCTGCCACCAAGGCCGGCTGCAATGACTGCCACGGGCACCAGCGGGGGGGGTGTTCCGATGTGGGGTGCCATGACGGGCGCATCGTGGACGGCAAGGTGTGGGTACTTCCCGAGCGCTTCGGAACCCCCGGGTCGTACGCTTTCCCCACGGGCCAGGAGTGGATGGAGTCGATGCCTATGTTCGCCAACCAGGGGGCGGGGACTGCCCGCGCCAACTCCCATCCCCGCCACTCGGAAACGAACTTCAGCTGCGACAACTGCCATGCCGCCACCGTCATCGGCGACTGCGCCTCCTGCCACAGCAGCGGCATTCCCACCGGCAGCATGGGGGAATCTTCGCACCTCAACGGCACCTACCACGTGAACAAAACCAAGGATGTGGTTTTCAAGGACGGCGGTTCCTACAACCCCGTTGCCAAGACCTGCTCCAACACCAAGTGCCACACCAGCGGCACCGACCCGGTCTGGGGGGGCTCGGTTACGGGGGCGGTCACCTGCCTCGGTTGCCACGGGACCACCGGCGCGGACAAGGACGACTACAACTCCTTCAACGGCACCCAGGCCAAAATCAGTCTCACCCAGTGGTCGGTATCCGGCCACGGCCGCTATTCCTCCTCCGGCGCCTATCCGGTGTCCGGGAATCCGGCGGCCAACTTTCCCGGCAACCCCTGCTGGTACTGCCACGACAATAACGCCCTGCACAAGGACGCCACCAATCCTTTCCGGCTCCGGATGCACCGCCAGTACGAGCGCCGCTTCGAGAAGGAGTGCGTCTACTGCCACATGACCCGCAGCGACGCCGAGTGCATCGGCTGCCACGTGGGGCAGACCGATTCCCTGGCTCCCCAGGCCACGACGCTCGGTATCGTATTCAGGCAGAGCAACTGGAGCACGGTAACCGAGTTCACCGGCCATACCCAGGTGGCCGGCTGTACGGCCGCCACCTGCCATGATTCCGACAGCGGCACCTTTGCAACCGGCACCCACAAGGGTCACGACGTCAATGCCGGAATCTGGACGGCGGAGCAGAAGGACGATGTCCGGAACCAGTATATGATGATGGGGGTCTGCCTCCAGTGCCATGACGACGACAGCGGCGGCCAGTGCACCCAGTGCCACTTGGCACCCGAAAACGACCCCATGAAATATTCCCTGGGGTTCGATCCTTTGCTTTCCGGGAGCCGGTATATCAAGCCGAAGAAGGCCAGGGCCTCGGCGGGCCATTTCGGCTACAAGCATTATCGGGCGTTCAAGGATTCGGGCGGGTGGACGAAGGTGGCCTCGGCAACCATATCACCCATATGGGGAACCTATTCCAGTTACCAGGGAACCTGGAAGGGGGGCAAGTTCTGCTGGGACTGCCACGACCCCCATGGCGACGCCAACATCTACATGATTCATGAAAAGGTGGCGACTACCACCGATGGCCGCTACGGCATCCCCAAAACCAAAGCCGACGTGGTCTTTACCAAGAAGCAGAGCGGTCTCGACTATGCCAGGACCACGGCTCCTTACAACGGCATCTGCAACGTGTGCCATTCCGCCTCCAGCAAGCACTTCACCGGCGTGAGCGGCGATGGCCACAACGTGAGCCGGGTCTGCACCACCTGCCACGAGCACCGCTTCGCCGACAGCCACGCCAACAAGCAGGCCTGCAACAGCTGCCACGAGAACGCCAAGCCGATCCCGAAGCATACCGCCTTCGGCCTGCCGCGGGACTGCACCAAGTGCCATGCCGGCACCATCGGCAAGCGGATGGATATCATGGGGCAGCTGCGCTCCAACTCCCACCATGTCCAGCGGACCAACGGCGAGATCAGGAACACCGACTGCTACCAGTGCCACTGGGAGTCCACGGCCGAGGGGCTCATCGACGTCGTCTACCACGAGGGATACAACTACAAGCTCTACTCCACCGTGAAGAACGCCAAGGTGGACCTGGTGGTCTGGAAGCCGGGGGTAAGGCCCACGTTCTACAACACCACCACGGCAATCCAGTTCCTGGCTTCCAACATCGGCACCGCCTCGGAGCGTACCGAGTCGGCCAAGGTGACGAACCACTGCATCGGCTGCCACAGCGACCAGAACAACGACACCGATGTCTTTGACGACTGCAAGACTCCGCGCCAGTACGCCTGGGACCGCTCCAGCATTGCCGCCCGCTACAAGCAGACCGGCACCACGACCTGGGGCAAGTACGCCGGCACCGCAAATGCCGCCAGGAAAAACCTGACCAAGTCCTTCTCCGCCCACGGAAACGCCGTGGCGAACCAGGGGGGGTGGAGCACCCAGAACGGCTACGACGATGCCATCCCCAATACCCGCGGCGGCACGCAGGCCGTGCAGTGTTTCGACTGCCACAGTTCCCACGGCTCCAAGGCCAACGGCACCACCACCAGCTATGTGACCTTCAACGGCACGAAAAACGGCGGCAACCTGAAGGAGACCCAGGCGGGCAAAGGGGGGTACGCCATGACCTACAAGGCGTCGTCGAACCCGGACACCAGCTCGGTCAACCCATACAACACCGGCGCCGGCCAGTGCTTCGACTGCCACCTGACCAGGAACAGCGGCATCACTCCCTGGGGCTATTTCTCCACCTTCGGCGCCATCTCCTCGGTGAAGGGGTACCGCGACACCGACAAGTTCGGCGCGGGCAAGGCGGGATACATGAAGCGGACTCCGTTCAAGGAACGCTCCATCGTGGGGGGGCACTTCAATGCCTCATCGGATCTGGCGAACGGGGCCATGGGTACCATCGACGGCCTCTGTACCCCCTGCCACGATCCCCACGGCGTCAGCCCGTCCCTCGGCAGCGATCAGGCCTATGCCGTCCCGCTCCTGAAAGGGACCTGGCTGACATCTCCCTACAAGGAGGAGTTCCCGGTCAGCGGCGCAACCACCGGCAGCAGGGGGAGCCGCTCAATGCAGAACCCGACTCCGACCCCCAACGTCTACATCGATCAGGGGACCTTCGGCTGGCGCCGGGTTTCTGAAGACGACTCGAAATTCGCCGGTCTCTGCACGCGCTGCCATACCAAGGCGAGCCTTACTGCCGGGGTCGACAAGACGAAACCGTGGAAGAGCGTTGACCGCGTGCACCAGACGGTGAAAGGGTGGGGCAAGAACGACATGCATGCCTTCACCTGCTCGAAGTGCCACGTTCCCCACGTTTCAAGCCTTCCGCGGCTCATGCAGACCAACTGCCTCGATGTGAAGCACCGGGGGAGGGTGGCGTCCGGCGGTGCTGCCGGCGAGGGTAGCGGCACATTCCCGAGAGGGAAGGGGCAAAGCCGGGTGAACTGCCACCCCACCGGCGTGTGGCCCGACAACTCGTGGAACTCCAAAACACAATGGTGA